Proteins co-encoded in one Cryomorphaceae bacterium 1068 genomic window:
- a CDS encoding Crp/Fnr family transcriptional regulator — translation MITTENLFAARFDQLEPALKEEILATATEKEVEAGTTLLKAGSTINSTMLVLDGRLKVYREDSEGHEFLIYFLESGSACAMSIMCAAMDEKSQITVVAETDVTLLSIPFDSTRKWLNGYPSWDEFILRTYRSKMDELLQVLDNIAFRSMDERLVFYLKRMTEGRSNVLRISHQEVARDLNSAREVISRLLKKLEQRGVVELHRNEIRVINLDFVSAV, via the coding sequence ATGATCACTACAGAAAATTTATTCGCAGCTCGTTTCGATCAATTAGAACCTGCTCTGAAAGAGGAAATTCTTGCAACCGCTACTGAAAAAGAAGTGGAAGCCGGAACAACTCTGCTTAAAGCCGGTAGCACCATAAACAGCACTATGTTGGTGCTTGATGGAAGGTTGAAAGTTTATCGGGAGGATAGCGAAGGGCATGAATTTCTCATCTATTTTCTAGAATCTGGTAGCGCGTGTGCCATGTCAATCATGTGTGCGGCAATGGATGAGAAAAGTCAAATAACTGTTGTCGCAGAAACCGATGTCACTTTGCTTTCAATTCCATTTGATTCTACCCGTAAGTGGCTCAATGGCTACCCATCCTGGGATGAATTTATTTTGAGGACCTATCGCTCTAAAATGGATGAGTTGCTTCAGGTATTGGATAATATCGCTTTCAGAAGTATGGATGAACGGCTCGTGTTTTATCTTAAACGAATGACTGAGGGACGTTCCAATGTATTGCGTATCTCTCATCAAGAGGTAGCGCGAGATCTTAATTCAGCTCGAGAAGTGATTTCCCGTTTGCTCAAAAAGCTAGAGCAGAGAGGAGTTGTAGAACTTCACAGAAACGAGATTCGAGTGATCAATTTGGACTTTGTTTCTGCAGTGTGA
- a CDS encoding YeeE/YedE thiosulfate transporter family protein has product MEMLKDPWPWYTSGAVIALVMLILIYFGKSFGFSSNFRTICALTGGGKQCEFFKFDWRSQRWNLLFLVGSIIGGFIASTWMNNGEGVKISEATKADLAELGLSAPEGMQPTEIFSWSSLADPSGWILLVLGGFLVGFGSRYAGGCTSGHAISGLSNLQLPSLVAVIGFFIGGLFSTFVLLPLILG; this is encoded by the coding sequence CTGGAAATGTTGAAAGATCCTTGGCCGTGGTACACTTCGGGTGCTGTGATTGCTTTGGTAATGCTGATACTGATTTACTTCGGGAAATCATTTGGTTTTAGTTCCAATTTTAGAACGATTTGTGCCCTTACAGGAGGAGGAAAACAATGCGAGTTCTTCAAATTTGATTGGCGCTCGCAGCGTTGGAATCTCCTCTTTTTGGTCGGTTCGATTATCGGTGGATTCATCGCTTCGACTTGGATGAATAACGGCGAAGGGGTAAAGATCTCTGAGGCCACAAAAGCCGATTTGGCAGAATTGGGATTGAGTGCTCCTGAAGGAATGCAGCCAACTGAGATTTTCTCTTGGAGTTCCTTGGCTGATCCATCCGGCTGGATACTATTGGTGCTGGGTGGATTTCTTGTTGGTTTTGGTTCTCGCTACGCCGGGGGTTGTACTTCGGGGCACGCAATTAGCGGACTTTCCAATCTCCAGCTACCGTCTTTAGTCGCCGTGATCGGTTTCTTCATCGGAGGCTTGTTTTCAACTTTTGTTTTATTGCCATTGATCTTAGGATAA
- a CDS encoding SdpI family protein: METLNPIALIPIVVSPIFVIAGLFLVFPPPRKAIYFYGYRTKRSMRNQESWDYAQPKAGRQLVYLGMAYFCTSFTNFVIDGISPGAVTAISLGLLIIGVLMLFRRMENELRDKLD, encoded by the coding sequence ATGGAGACTCTAAATCCGATAGCGCTTATCCCAATTGTGGTTTCTCCTATTTTTGTAATAGCCGGACTTTTTTTGGTTTTTCCTCCACCAAGGAAGGCCATCTATTTCTACGGTTACCGGACAAAGCGATCAATGAGAAATCAAGAGAGTTGGGACTATGCGCAACCAAAGGCAGGTAGGCAATTGGTTTACCTCGGTATGGCATATTTTTGCACCTCGTTCACCAATTTCGTTATAGATGGGATTTCGCCTGGGGCAGTCACGGCCATTTCTTTAGGGCTTCTCATTATCGGAGTTTTGATGCTCTTCCGAAGAATGGAAAATGAACTTCGAGATAAACTTGACTAG
- the xseB gene encoding exodeoxyribonuclease VII small subunit, with the protein MAKKDSYEDQLLELEEIIKDIEDESISVDELSTKVKRAAVLIKSCRAVLSSTEKDVENILKDLEN; encoded by the coding sequence ATGGCTAAAAAAGACTCTTACGAAGACCAATTATTGGAATTGGAAGAGATTATCAAGGATATAGAAGATGAAAGCATCTCTGTAGACGAACTGAGCACAAAGGTGAAAAGAGCGGCAGTTTTGATCAAGAGCTGTCGAGCAGTACTCAGCAGCACGGAAAAAGATGTCGAGAATATTCTGAAAGATTTGGAAAACTAG
- a CDS encoding rhodanese-like domain-containing protein yields the protein MSIFSFTKKSLTDLSAEDFKSNMDKDPKAQLLDVRTSGEVAEGKIGDAKNIDFFSPNFRDEVKKLSKDKNYYVYCRSGNRSGQAVRFMEGEGFTAFNLKGGVMSWPY from the coding sequence ATGTCTATTTTCTCATTTACTAAAAAGTCACTCACTGATTTGAGTGCGGAGGATTTTAAGTCCAATATGGATAAAGATCCTAAAGCTCAACTTCTCGATGTAAGAACGTCAGGAGAAGTTGCCGAAGGAAAAATCGGCGATGCAAAAAACATCGACTTCTTCTCGCCCAACTTTCGTGATGAGGTGAAGAAGCTTTCCAAAGACAAGAACTACTATGTTTACTGCCGAAGTGGAAATCGCAGCGGACAGGCCGTTCGTTTTATGGAAGGTGAGGGATTTACAGCCTTCAATCTAAAAGGCGGTGTAATGTCATGGCCTTATTAG
- a CDS encoding MBL fold metallo-hydrolase: MKVEQIYTGCLAQGAYYIESEGEVAIIDPLREVQQYIDKVEKEDAKIKYIFETHFHADFVSGHVDLAKATGATIVYGPNAVTKFDTHVAKDGEEFTIGKARIKVLHTPGHTLESTTYLLLDEQGKESAIFSGDTLFLGDVGRPDLAVKSDLTQAELAAMLYDSLRNKIMTLPDDVIVYPGHGAGSACGKNMRKETVGSIGEEKETNYALREDMGKEEFIKEVTEGLAPPPSYFPKNALMNKEGYESINEVLDRGLQALSPGGFEAAANETTALMLDTRDPETFAKAFIPNSINIGIDGNFAPWVGALIPDIKQPILLITENGREEETVTRLARVGYDHAIGYLKGGIEAWKNDGRTVDSIESISPKKFEEIYKSKNPLVIDVRKPSEFEAEHVKDAKNLPLDFINDNMQSFTQDEPQYIHCAGGYRSMIASSILKARGFENVINVQEGFKGISETDVPKTEYVCPSTLK, from the coding sequence ATGAAAGTCGAACAAATCTATACAGGCTGCCTTGCACAAGGAGCCTACTATATTGAAAGTGAAGGAGAAGTAGCAATCATCGATCCGCTCCGAGAGGTGCAGCAATACATCGATAAGGTTGAGAAAGAGGATGCAAAAATCAAATACATTTTTGAAACCCATTTTCATGCAGACTTTGTGTCAGGTCATGTCGACTTGGCTAAAGCAACGGGGGCAACTATAGTATATGGTCCGAACGCTGTTACTAAATTCGACACGCACGTCGCCAAAGACGGTGAGGAATTTACGATCGGAAAGGCTCGAATCAAAGTATTACACACACCTGGTCATACATTAGAGAGCACGACTTATTTGCTCTTGGATGAGCAAGGAAAAGAGTCTGCTATCTTTTCGGGAGACACCCTCTTTTTAGGGGATGTTGGTCGTCCTGACCTTGCTGTAAAATCGGACTTGACGCAGGCCGAACTTGCGGCAATGCTTTACGACTCTCTCCGCAATAAGATTATGACGCTGCCCGACGATGTGATTGTTTATCCTGGCCATGGAGCAGGTTCAGCATGTGGAAAGAATATGCGTAAGGAAACCGTTGGATCGATCGGAGAAGAGAAGGAGACGAATTACGCTCTCCGCGAGGATATGGGCAAAGAGGAATTTATAAAAGAGGTGACGGAAGGATTAGCACCACCGCCTTCGTACTTCCCGAAAAACGCCTTGATGAATAAGGAAGGATACGAGAGTATTAATGAAGTTCTCGATCGTGGACTGCAGGCGCTCAGCCCTGGAGGTTTTGAAGCAGCAGCCAATGAAACAACGGCTTTGATGCTTGACACAAGAGATCCTGAGACTTTCGCCAAAGCTTTTATACCCAATTCGATCAACATCGGAATTGACGGAAATTTCGCCCCGTGGGTAGGAGCCCTGATTCCCGATATCAAGCAACCCATTTTACTCATTACCGAAAATGGGAGAGAGGAAGAAACTGTAACGCGACTGGCCCGTGTCGGATACGATCACGCGATTGGATACTTGAAAGGGGGTATTGAAGCATGGAAAAATGACGGCAGAACGGTCGATTCGATCGAGAGCATTTCACCGAAGAAATTCGAAGAGATATACAAGTCAAAGAACCCGTTGGTTATTGATGTAAGGAAGCCAAGCGAATTTGAAGCTGAACATGTTAAAGATGCCAAGAACTTGCCGCTTGATTTCATAAATGATAACATGCAATCCTTTACACAAGATGAGCCGCAGTACATTCACTGCGCAGGTGGATATCGGTCTATGATTGCATCATCGATATTGAAAGCCAGAGGTTTCGAAAACGTTATCAATGTTCAAGAAGGTTTTAAAGGAATTTCAGAAACAGACGTTCCAAAGACGGAATATGTCTGCCCTTCTACATTGAAATAA
- a CDS encoding response regulator produces MLNSVIIIDDDSISILVTETMMRKNDFAKQIITFEQPQKALDFFKTEYSWDQGAPEYIFLDVEMPEIDAWEFMDSYKQIDPSIQKRKHIILLSATFNPDDETKARTHPMVMELITKPVNGHILERLK; encoded by the coding sequence ATGCTGAACAGCGTTATCATTATAGATGATGATTCCATCTCAATTTTGGTTACTGAAACTATGATGAGAAAGAACGACTTCGCGAAGCAAATAATCACCTTCGAGCAACCTCAAAAAGCCTTGGACTTCTTCAAAACAGAGTATTCGTGGGATCAAGGCGCCCCTGAATACATCTTTTTGGATGTGGAAATGCCTGAAATCGACGCTTGGGAGTTTATGGATAGCTACAAGCAGATCGATCCTAGTATTCAGAAAAGAAAACATATCATCCTGCTGTCAGCAACGTTTAACCCCGATGACGAGACCAAAGCGCGCACCCACCCAATGGTGATGGAGCTCATTACAAAACCTGTAAATGGTCACATCCTGGAACGATTGAAGTAA
- the xseA gene encoding exodeoxyribonuclease VII large subunit produces MSQTQRRRREVKKAHNLLELTQNIKLQIEKTYQTAYWIKAEINKLNYYPQSGHCYPELVEKKNGRIVAEIRGFLFRNAYEEIDQNFRNQTGKPLSDGMEVLLLCRVSYDPKYGLSLYISDIDASFTLGEMARLRSEAIKRLKAESIFSLNKEKPLSKLIGRLAVISVETSKGWRDFSQTIEESKYASQIERKLFPAKLQGDAAVLSISKALHKIALHHERFDAVAIIRGGGGDTGMDCYDSFELSKLVATFPIPALTGIGHSTNLTVVEMCGHQNLITPTALAQFIIDGYTDFEQRLNRAVSQLKRVNKQVVPLLSSRLDGMTEELDRKSKGRLNDAYTNLRQTGRKLEQSVKSGLTEENKKLAFRLPLKLNQSAESLLRIEKDRIQSASKQLKNNTPTYCDNQTNTLIHLEDKLRLLDPQNVLKRGYSITLKNGKAVNSSTDLVEGDEVTTRLEKGEFTSTVKKKSNG; encoded by the coding sequence ATGTCGCAAACTCAAAGAAGAAGAAGAGAAGTCAAGAAAGCGCACAACTTATTAGAGTTGACTCAGAACATTAAGCTTCAAATCGAAAAAACTTACCAAACCGCTTATTGGATTAAGGCAGAAATCAATAAACTCAATTACTACCCTCAAAGCGGACATTGCTATCCGGAATTAGTCGAAAAGAAAAATGGAAGAATCGTCGCCGAAATTCGAGGGTTCTTGTTCCGAAATGCCTACGAAGAAATTGACCAAAATTTCCGCAATCAAACGGGCAAGCCTTTGTCGGATGGCATGGAAGTATTGTTGTTATGCCGAGTGAGTTATGACCCGAAATACGGTCTCTCGCTTTACATTTCAGATATCGACGCTTCCTTCACTTTAGGGGAAATGGCCAGATTGCGATCAGAAGCGATAAAACGTCTAAAAGCGGAAAGCATCTTCAGCCTCAACAAGGAAAAACCGCTATCAAAGTTGATCGGAAGATTGGCCGTTATATCTGTTGAGACGAGTAAGGGATGGAGAGATTTTTCACAAACCATCGAAGAAAGCAAGTACGCCTCTCAGATTGAGCGAAAGCTATTCCCCGCTAAATTACAAGGTGATGCTGCTGTACTTAGTATCTCAAAAGCACTACATAAAATTGCATTGCACCATGAACGGTTTGACGCTGTGGCGATAATACGAGGAGGTGGCGGAGATACGGGTATGGATTGCTATGACAGTTTTGAGCTTTCAAAACTGGTGGCAACTTTTCCCATCCCGGCTTTAACCGGTATTGGTCACAGCACCAATTTGACAGTCGTGGAAATGTGTGGTCACCAAAACTTGATCACCCCCACAGCATTGGCGCAGTTCATTATAGATGGATATACTGACTTCGAGCAGCGCCTTAATCGTGCTGTAAGTCAACTTAAGCGTGTCAACAAACAAGTTGTACCCCTTCTAAGTAGTCGACTAGATGGTATGACCGAAGAATTAGACAGAAAATCTAAGGGGCGCCTAAATGATGCCTATACCAATCTGAGACAAACGGGGAGAAAACTCGAGCAATCCGTCAAATCGGGGTTGACCGAGGAGAATAAAAAATTAGCATTTCGTCTTCCATTGAAACTCAATCAATCAGCAGAAAGCCTTCTCCGCATTGAAAAGGACAGAATTCAATCTGCCTCAAAACAGCTAAAAAACAATACTCCCACATATTGCGATAACCAGACCAATACATTGATTCATTTGGAAGATAAGCTGAGACTTCTCGATCCTCAAAACGTTTTGAAAAGAGGATACAGCATTACACTGAAGAATGGAAAAGCAGTAAATTCGAGTACTGATTTAGTCGAGGGAGATGAAGTGACCACCCGACTGGAAAAAGGTGAGTTCACGTCAACGGTAAAAAAGAAATCAAATGGCTAA
- a CDS encoding GNAT family N-acetyltransferase, whose translation MELKIEQGVTKGSAFLEDDGKRAAEMTFSIASPQLIIIDHTDVNEHYRGQQLGRQLLDAMVQKARDENFKILPLCPYARSEFQKDTSIQDVMR comes from the coding sequence ATGGAACTCAAAATAGAACAAGGAGTAACGAAAGGCTCAGCCTTTTTGGAAGACGATGGAAAAAGAGCAGCCGAAATGACTTTTTCGATAGCATCACCCCAGCTCATTATAATCGATCATACTGACGTTAACGAGCACTATCGAGGGCAGCAACTCGGGCGACAATTGCTAGATGCGATGGTACAAAAAGCAAGGGATGAAAACTTTAAAATTTTACCGCTCTGCCCCTACGCTCGAAGTGAATTTCAAAAAGATACTTCGATCCAAGATGTAATGAGATAA
- a CDS encoding glycosyltransferase family 39 protein has product MIKQLYSQKNLVGFILILALIPLFGINLDAYHDWGGDFAQYIQQAINLVKGIPQGDTLYIFNPYHLYLSPPSYGVGFPMLLAPVYIFFGNNILAFLYLITAVFALYLISSYYFLSSRFGVVESLIAVLIFAYTPQMLRFKGEVLSDLPFALIICICLVLYSKHAKLKSFLPYGIIGLLIGFSMLMRPIGILLLASIILDQAVGIMRSGDFTKKHIIRHGLLIGVTILGCMGVYFIFGVLLYPAKQESISFFSDLFVTNEIGDQIREGLEYYFLELEKVFNPDADKWQFLSILLEAFVVVMMVIGLIKSLLNKADFTDYFFMMYMGVVVVFPVYTQGFRYVLPVFPIAMKYILMGFQSIKLDIRVRKPIVYLVVCYCVYLTYEREVEIVIDHYPNQTYGPQTTQAKELFQYINQSTGPDEVVVFNKPRVLGLYSQRGSFALYTFGELETTENQLRDLKWNYLLQCTELSDQPMEEFLAAHPSDVVSVFSNDKFRLYKKK; this is encoded by the coding sequence ATGATTAAGCAACTTTATTCACAGAAAAACTTAGTAGGTTTCATTTTGATTCTTGCTCTGATTCCTTTGTTTGGCATCAATCTAGACGCCTACCACGACTGGGGTGGAGACTTTGCCCAGTATATTCAGCAAGCGATCAATCTGGTAAAAGGAATACCTCAAGGCGATACCCTCTACATTTTCAATCCCTATCACCTCTATCTATCTCCGCCTTCATATGGCGTCGGGTTTCCAATGCTTCTCGCACCTGTTTATATTTTCTTCGGAAATAACATTCTCGCCTTTTTATACCTCATCACAGCAGTCTTTGCGCTCTACCTGATCTCATCTTATTATTTCCTTTCATCTCGCTTCGGAGTCGTCGAGTCTCTGATCGCGGTGCTGATCTTTGCCTATACGCCGCAGATGCTGCGGTTCAAAGGCGAGGTTCTATCCGACCTACCTTTTGCCTTGATCATCTGTATCTGCCTGGTTCTGTATTCCAAACATGCCAAACTAAAAAGCTTCCTTCCTTATGGAATCATTGGCCTTCTCATAGGGTTTTCGATGCTCATGCGGCCCATCGGCATCCTACTTTTAGCGTCCATAATTTTGGATCAGGCTGTCGGCATTATGAGATCAGGCGATTTTACTAAAAAGCACATAATCCGTCATGGATTATTAATAGGTGTCACGATTTTAGGATGCATGGGTGTCTACTTTATTTTTGGCGTACTTCTTTATCCCGCCAAGCAAGAATCCATTTCGTTCTTTTCAGATCTGTTTGTAACTAATGAAATCGGTGATCAAATTCGGGAAGGACTGGAGTATTACTTTTTGGAGCTAGAAAAAGTGTTCAACCCCGATGCCGATAAATGGCAGTTCCTGAGCATTCTTCTTGAGGCCTTTGTAGTGGTAATGATGGTTATAGGGCTGATCAAGAGCTTACTGAATAAAGCCGACTTCACTGATTATTTCTTCATGATGTACATGGGAGTCGTTGTTGTATTTCCCGTTTACACCCAAGGGTTTAGGTATGTACTTCCTGTATTTCCCATCGCGATGAAATACATCTTGATGGGTTTCCAATCCATCAAGCTGGACATTCGAGTCAGAAAGCCCATTGTGTACCTAGTGGTGTGCTACTGCGTTTATCTCACCTACGAACGCGAAGTTGAAATTGTCATAGACCATTACCCCAATCAAACCTACGGACCACAGACAACCCAAGCTAAAGAGCTATTCCAATACATCAATCAGTCGACTGGTCCTGATGAAGTTGTGGTGTTCAATAAGCCTCGGGTTTTGGGACTTTACTCCCAAAGAGGGAGTTTTGCGTTGTATACTTTCGGAGAATTGGAAACAACGGAAAACCAGCTCCGAGACTTAAAATGGAATTACCTCCTTCAATGCACCGAGCTATCCGATCAACCGATGGAGGAGTTTTTAGCAGCACATCCCAGCGATGTCGTCAGTGTCTTTTCCAACGATAAGTTCCGACTGTACAAGAAAAAGTGA
- a CDS encoding OprD family outer membrane porin encodes MKRLILSILILISAVPMMAQHHQDHPSRVDSSRVREQIHSLREFFTHGHWGGHVRNYFMLTDHTGPFDTQYANAIGMRIDFRTARFKGFELGIGGIFSFDLFSSDLDVKDPIAGRYPAFELQLFDVQNPSNKHDLDRLEELFLAYHFGKSVVSYGRQVIETPFVNLTDGRMKPYAFQGLTMEFNEIKNTRINAMWITHVSPRSTVEWYSLEESVGISAEGFTPEGDTAHYHEHISSSGLAILGFEHKFNSHLKASGWYYHAHNLVSTFYGKIEGETPLSENVSIYGGIEAMLQDKIGEGGNEDEDHSYVSSGDRSKGIGGQAGIKYKGFDLSFNALTLNDQGRFLFPREWGRENFFATVSRGRIEGTGNGQLYDIRLKKDFSDRLSAKVDYVHYDGPGWDNYEYNKYGIADYDQLNLELCYHFHNWFEGLDIRLLYVHKQAQEDVPSEIVYYQSNYNHFNIITNFTF; translated from the coding sequence ATGAAGCGGCTCATTTTGTCCATATTGATCCTCATCTCTGCGGTTCCTATGATGGCTCAACACCATCAGGATCATCCCTCCAGAGTGGATAGCTCTCGAGTACGCGAGCAGATCCATAGCTTGAGGGAATTCTTTACCCATGGACATTGGGGAGGTCATGTTCGCAATTATTTCATGCTGACTGACCATACCGGGCCTTTTGATACGCAATATGCCAATGCAATCGGTATGCGAATCGATTTTCGAACAGCCAGATTCAAAGGCTTTGAGTTGGGAATCGGTGGGATTTTTTCATTCGACTTGTTCAGCAGTGATTTAGACGTGAAAGACCCCATAGCAGGGAGATACCCTGCTTTTGAGCTTCAACTCTTTGATGTGCAAAATCCTTCCAATAAGCACGACTTGGATCGATTGGAAGAGCTTTTCCTGGCCTATCACTTTGGCAAATCGGTTGTTTCTTATGGGCGGCAAGTAATTGAAACACCTTTTGTTAACCTAACGGATGGTAGAATGAAACCGTACGCTTTTCAAGGCTTAACGATGGAATTCAATGAGATTAAAAATACTCGGATCAACGCTATGTGGATCACCCATGTCTCTCCGAGAAGCACTGTTGAATGGTATTCTTTAGAAGAATCCGTAGGTATCAGTGCTGAAGGATTTACACCTGAAGGAGACACTGCTCACTATCACGAGCACATTTCCAGCAGTGGCTTGGCCATCTTGGGATTCGAGCATAAGTTTAACTCACATTTGAAAGCCTCAGGTTGGTACTATCACGCTCACAACCTTGTAAGTACTTTTTACGGTAAGATTGAAGGCGAGACTCCCTTGAGTGAAAATGTCTCCATTTACGGAGGTATTGAAGCAATGCTGCAAGATAAAATTGGCGAAGGTGGGAATGAGGATGAGGATCATTCCTATGTGAGTTCAGGAGATCGTTCCAAAGGAATTGGGGGGCAAGCAGGAATTAAGTACAAAGGTTTTGATCTAAGTTTTAATGCCTTAACCTTAAATGATCAAGGTCGTTTTCTCTTTCCAAGGGAGTGGGGTAGAGAGAACTTTTTTGCTACCGTATCTCGCGGTAGGATAGAAGGTACGGGCAATGGTCAGCTCTATGATATTCGTTTGAAAAAAGACTTTAGCGATCGCCTTTCGGCTAAAGTAGATTACGTCCACTATGATGGCCCCGGTTGGGATAATTACGAGTACAATAAATACGGCATAGCCGACTACGATCAGCTGAACTTGGAGCTGTGCTACCATTTTCACAACTGGTTTGAAGGCTTGGATATTCGTCTTCTTTACGTCCATAAGCAAGCTCAAGAAGACGTGCCATCTGAGATTGTTTACTATCAATCTAATTACAATCACTTTAACATCATTACGAACTTTACATTTTAA
- a CDS encoding sulfite exporter TauE/SafE family protein → MLEIFGYIGALFIGLSLGLIGGGGSILTVPVLAYLFGFSPVMATAYSLFVVGTTSLAGSYSFYRRGLVSLKTAIVFGIPSMAMVYATRAFIVPAIPDSLITIGDFEVTKGILIMVLFAALMVFASFSMIRGRKTPATDETAEPVKQKFNYPGIILEGVVVGFLTGLVGAGGGFLIIPALVIFSKLDMKMAVGTSLLIIAAKSLFGFLGDISNYDIEWSFLLIFTGISVVGIFIGSTLSKKIDGDKLKKGFGYFVLVMGVYIMVKELFF, encoded by the coding sequence ATGTTAGAAATATTCGGATACATCGGGGCATTATTCATTGGACTTTCGCTTGGTCTTATTGGTGGTGGAGGTTCTATACTTACTGTTCCCGTTTTGGCTTATCTGTTTGGTTTTAGCCCTGTGATGGCTACGGCCTACTCACTTTTTGTTGTAGGTACCACTTCTTTAGCGGGAAGTTATTCTTTTTACAGACGTGGTTTGGTTAGTCTCAAAACCGCAATCGTTTTTGGAATTCCTTCCATGGCAATGGTTTACGCTACCAGAGCGTTTATCGTTCCTGCTATTCCCGATTCGCTCATCACAATTGGTGATTTTGAAGTGACCAAAGGCATTCTTATTATGGTACTTTTTGCTGCCTTGATGGTTTTTGCTTCATTTAGTATGATCCGAGGAAGGAAAACACCTGCTACTGATGAAACAGCTGAGCCGGTAAAACAGAAGTTCAATTATCCCGGTATAATTCTCGAAGGTGTTGTAGTCGGTTTTCTTACGGGGTTGGTAGGCGCAGGAGGTGGTTTTCTCATCATCCCCGCACTGGTTATTTTCTCCAAGTTAGATATGAAAATGGCAGTCGGAACATCGCTGCTCATCATTGCTGCCAAGAGCCTATTTGGATTTTTAGGTGATATTTCAAACTACGATATCGAATGGAGCTTTCTCCTCATATTCACGGGTATTTCAGTTGTGGGCATATTTATCGGCAGCACTTTATCTAAGAAAATTGATGGGGATAAATTGAAAAAAGGTTTTGGATATTTTGTTTTAGTCATGGGGGTCTACATCATGGTGAAGGAGTTGTTCTTCTAA